A region of the Amycolatopsis sp. cg13 genome:
GCACCGTCGGCTTCGGGGCACCCGCGCGGGTGCGGCTGCGCGCCCAGAAGATCCAGGCGCGGTCGTTGCTCACGACGATGGTGCCCGAACTGGTCGCGATCGAGGATCCGGAACACGTCGCCGAGTTGATCGCCCGGAACGCTCCGCGCACCCCGGCCGCTGGGTAGAACATGCCCGGATCGCTCGCCGCCGCGGCACCCAATAATTCCGACCCGCCGGGCAACCCGGGCGAACCGGACGGCGTGCACTCTTCGGGAGCGAGGAGGGCGTCATGTACCCACTGGCCGAGGATGAACAGCTGCTCTGGTCCGGGCGGCCGCAGAGGTACGTGCGGCGCTACCGCGATTACCACCCCTACCTCTCAGTCGTGATCGTGCTCGTCGCCGCAGCGGCGGCGACCGCGATCTTCAACCTCAGCTACCGGGACACGGTCCCCTGGATCGTTGTGCTCGGCCTGCTCGCCGGTACCGCTGTCGAGCGCAACCGCGAGCGCCGCAGCTTCGTCGCCGGGACCAGTTACCTGGTTACCGACCGCAGGCTGATCTTCGTCTCGCAGTGGCAGCCCGGTGTCGAATTCCGGTGGGTGCCGCTCGGCTACCTCCGCCCGCCGCGGGTGCGCGACCACGGCGACGGCACCGGGACGATCGACTTCCACCCCACGGCCACCGAATGGCTGCGAGACCAGGGCTACCGGTCGCGGCCAGCTTGGTACCCGATGTTGCCGGAGCTCATGGCGGTCCCGGACGCCGCCCAAGTCGCCGAGTTGATTGCCCGGAACACTCCGCGCAGCCCGGTCGTTGGCTAACCATGCTGCTGACCTTGCTGGGTCTCTCGCTGCCCGTCGCCACCATCGTGCTGCTGATCGTCGGCGGCTGGGAACTGCGGCGGAAGAAGAAGCCGTCCCGGCTCAAGGCGCGGCTGTCCTCGACGTACCTCGACGAGGTCACCGCGTTCCTCTACGGCACCAAGCGCAACGAGCTCGAACACCGCGATTCGGTCGAGATGACCCTCGAGGAGGAGGCGCAGGGAGCGCCGCCGCTGGGTACCGTCGACCTTGACCGCGGGGTAGTGGTCGTCCGGCCCGGCGCGTCACCCGGGCGTGGCCGATTCCACTCCGCCGATTAAGTTACCGGCGGGTACACTCGGGCGGTCGTCTCGGCGAAGAGAGGTGCACCGTGCCGTACCCCACCGACCACGAGCGCGACCGGCCCTGGGTGATGCGCACCTATGCGGGTCATTCGTCCGCCGCCGCGTCGAACGAGCTCTACCGGCGGAACCTCGCCAAGGGGCAGACCGGGCTGTCGGTCGCCTTCGATCTTCCGACCCAGACCGGCTACGACCCGGACCACGTGCTCGCGCGCGGCGAGGTCGGCAAGGTCGGCGTCCCGGTCTCGCACATCGGCGACATGCGGCGGCTGTTCGACGGCATCCCGCTCGCCGAGGCGAACACCTCGATGACCATCAACGCGCCCGCGATGTGGCTGCTCGCGCTGTACGTTTCGGTGGCCCGCGAACAGGCCGAAGCCGAGGGCCGCGACGTCGACGAGGTGCTGGCCAAGCTCACCGGCACCACGCAGAACGACATCATCAAGGAGTACCTGTCCCGCGGCACCTACATTTTCCCGCCCGG
Encoded here:
- a CDS encoding DUF6191 domain-containing protein, whose amino-acid sequence is MLLTLLGLSLPVATIVLLIVGGWELRRKKKPSRLKARLSSTYLDEVTAFLYGTKRNELEHRDSVEMTLEEEAQGAPPLGTVDLDRGVVVVRPGASPGRGRFHSAD